The following coding sequences lie in one Arachis stenosperma cultivar V10309 chromosome 5, arast.V10309.gnm1.PFL2, whole genome shotgun sequence genomic window:
- the LOC130980830 gene encoding uncharacterized protein LOC130980830: MTTDDVMQSDALIQGQCYVKNRFLTVLYDSGASHSFISLTIARELGLDFSELNFDLIVHTPASQNALTSLMCLQVPFTIRNKTFIHDIICLTLCGLEVILGLYWLSKYHVFLDCYEIIAVIQSDSLDIKPFLSHTLYLNSVRVTLDGSDCEGYILLAASPNDSELSLERIRVVKEFPDVFPDDIPEYPPQREIEFSIELVPGTGPISIALYRMSPLELEDLKKQLDELLGKKFIRPSPSPWELQYY; the protein is encoded by the coding sequence ATGACTACTGATGATGTTATGCAATCAGATGCCCTGATCCAAGGTCAGTGTTATGTCAAAAATCGATTTCTAACTGTACTGTATGACTCGGGTGCATCACattcctttatttctttaacTATTGCTCGTGAGTTGGGACTAGATTTCTCTGAGTTGAACTTTGATCTAATTGTCCATACACCTGCATCCCAAAATGCTTTGACCAGTTTAATGTGCTTGCAAGTACCATTCACTATTAGGAACAAAACTTTTATACATGATATAATCTGTTTGACTCTATGTGGTTTAGAAGTTATTCTAGGATTATATTGGTTATCTAAGTATCATGTTTTCCTTGATTGCTATGAGATAATTGCTGTTATTCAATCTGATAGTTTAGATATTAAACCATTTCTGTCTCATACTTTATATCTGAATTCCGTAAGAGTTACCTTAGACGGAAGTGATTGTGAGGGGTACATTCTGTTAGCGGCTAGCCCGAATGATAGTGAACTAAGTTTAGAACGAATCCGAGTGGTAAAGGAATTTCCTGATGTTTTTCCAGACGACATACCTGAGTATCCTCCTCAGCGAGAGATAGAATTCAGCATTGAACTAGTACCTGGAACTGGACCGATTTCCATAGCACTGTACCGGATGTCACCATTGGAACTTGAAGATTTGAAGAAGCAGTTGGATGAGCTACTTGGAAAGAAATTTATTCGTCCTAGTCCATCACCTTGGGAGCTCCAGTATTACtag